In a single window of the Pseudogemmatithrix spongiicola genome:
- a CDS encoding helix-turn-helix domain-containing protein, which translates to MNTHKNARLTPYLRREACRRVAAGIPVAQVARELGVSRQTIHAWLERPDDVETRSSKPHHSPTWILRR; encoded by the coding sequence ATGAACACCCACAAGAATGCACGCTTGACGCCGTATCTGCGACGGGAGGCGTGCCGCCGCGTGGCGGCGGGCATCCCCGTGGCCCAGGTCGCCCGCGAGCTCGGCGTCTCGCGCCAGACCATCCACGCCTGGCTCGAGCGCCCCGACGACGTCGAGACGCGCTCGTCCAAACCGCATCACTCGCCGACGTGGATCCTGCGGCGCTAG
- a CDS encoding tetratricopeptide repeat protein has protein sequence MLTSLRVPALAAGLALALPAGLAAQECAVDFTQPTQLFTANIAIQRAAGDPAGEGTPRALRDAARSLQDARRFVGNPVGYAYARAQLAIVWLHRDDTPATMTQADLNLGRDRTTPVDLIGMADSLLRVVESAMPECKDETLRWRQSKPWNDRIAAAYRLINADELDSAQHYLTQAARLDRSSPYLFNARAQIALKRGQQETAVAELDTAIALAAADTALADTRRQMRIQRASIIQEWGGGLEDIAARKAALSRAAREFLALGHESPEHEQTAMFVSVGLDIAMLVQDSVLTLEGLKPMLENPAPYADLALLIGAEVSRMSGNLPNAMTLYQETLKKNPNARDANYFLAYLLIDANRGEEALPLLDRLIEIDPSNGDNYLLKSIVIRNRATAAQTRRDATRDATQRQTLLREIRALTAQADSLGAKESGMPQKVQVIGFERRPEGAKLNGTIENRTQAAKTYTVEMSFLNAAGEVLETLTATTESIAGGATGGFEIIATKPGIVAWRYKALP, from the coding sequence ATGCTTACCTCGCTCCGCGTCCCCGCACTCGCCGCCGGCCTCGCACTGGCGCTCCCCGCCGGCCTCGCCGCGCAGGAGTGCGCCGTCGACTTCACCCAGCCGACGCAGCTCTTCACGGCGAACATCGCCATCCAGCGCGCCGCCGGCGATCCGGCCGGCGAGGGCACGCCCCGCGCCCTGCGCGACGCCGCCCGCTCGCTTCAGGATGCGCGCCGCTTCGTCGGCAACCCCGTCGGCTACGCCTACGCGCGCGCGCAGCTGGCCATCGTCTGGCTGCACCGCGACGACACCCCGGCCACGATGACGCAGGCCGACCTCAACCTCGGGCGCGACCGCACGACGCCGGTCGACCTCATCGGCATGGCGGATTCGCTGCTGCGCGTCGTCGAGTCGGCGATGCCAGAGTGCAAGGACGAGACGCTCCGCTGGCGGCAGTCGAAGCCCTGGAACGACCGGATCGCGGCGGCGTACCGCCTCATCAACGCCGACGAGCTGGACTCGGCGCAGCACTACCTCACGCAGGCCGCCCGCCTCGACCGCAGCTCGCCGTACCTGTTCAACGCGCGGGCCCAGATCGCGCTGAAGCGCGGCCAGCAGGAGACGGCCGTCGCCGAGCTCGACACGGCCATCGCCCTCGCCGCGGCCGACACGGCGCTGGCGGACACGCGGCGCCAGATGCGCATCCAGCGCGCGAGCATCATCCAGGAGTGGGGCGGCGGCCTCGAGGACATCGCGGCCCGCAAGGCCGCCCTGTCGCGCGCCGCGCGCGAGTTCCTCGCGCTCGGCCACGAGTCGCCGGAGCATGAGCAGACGGCGATGTTCGTCTCGGTGGGCCTCGACATCGCGATGCTCGTGCAGGACTCGGTGTTGACGCTCGAAGGCCTCAAGCCGATGCTCGAGAACCCGGCGCCCTATGCCGACCTCGCGCTGCTGATCGGCGCCGAGGTGAGCCGCATGAGCGGCAACCTGCCGAACGCGATGACGCTGTACCAGGAAACGCTGAAGAAGAACCCGAACGCGCGCGATGCGAACTACTTCCTCGCGTACCTGCTCATCGACGCCAATCGCGGCGAGGAAGCGCTGCCGCTGCTGGACCGCCTGATCGAGATCGATCCGTCGAACGGCGACAACTACCTGCTCAAGTCGATCGTCATCCGCAACCGCGCGACGGCCGCCCAGACGCGCCGCGACGCCACGCGTGACGCCACGCAGCGGCAGACGCTGCTGCGCGAGATCCGCGCCCTGACCGCCCAGGCCGACTCGCTGGGCGCGAAGGAATCGGGCATGCCGCAGAAGGTGCAGGTCATCGGCTTCGAGCGCCGTCCCGAGGGCGCGAAGCTGAACGGCACGATCGAGAACCGCACGCAGGCGGCCAAGACCTACACGGTGGAGATGTCGTTCCTCAACGCCGCCGGTGAAGTGCTCGAGACGCTGACCGCGACGACGGAGTCGATCGCCGGCGGCGCGACGGGTGGCTTCGAGATCATCGCGACCAAGCCGGGGATCGTGGCCTGGCGCTACAAGGCCCTGCCATAG
- a CDS encoding sigma-70 family RNA polymerase sigma factor, whose protein sequence is MATEVKKRKRRTAPAGIAPSEPERDILDQYLYEVSTYPLLKGNEEIEVARKIRAGDQDALQELVKRNLRFVISVAKKYQNRGLPLIDLIGEGNVGLLTAARKFDPDQGVKFISYAVWWIRQAILSSLARQGRTVRVPLNRTADLSRIIKASEILRQKLRREPTPEELSQVTGLSVDVVQSLAALNTGDVRLDAPMDPDGDRSLIERFVADEMPDTEEEAMNRFLNDEIEHALNTLPPRDAKVLRLYFGLEGGREHTLEEIGSMLGVTRERVRQLRDRALKRLREGDVGRALGSFAA, encoded by the coding sequence ATGGCAACTGAAGTCAAGAAGCGGAAGCGCCGCACGGCCCCCGCTGGCATCGCCCCGAGCGAGCCCGAACGCGACATCCTCGACCAGTACCTCTACGAGGTCTCCACCTACCCGCTGCTCAAGGGCAACGAGGAGATCGAGGTCGCCCGGAAGATCCGGGCCGGCGACCAGGATGCGCTCCAGGAGCTCGTGAAGCGCAACCTGCGCTTCGTCATCTCCGTCGCCAAGAAGTACCAGAACCGCGGCCTGCCGCTCATCGACCTCATCGGCGAGGGCAACGTCGGCCTGCTCACCGCCGCCCGCAAGTTCGATCCGGACCAGGGCGTGAAGTTCATCTCCTACGCCGTGTGGTGGATCCGCCAGGCGATCCTGAGCTCGCTCGCGCGCCAGGGCCGCACCGTGCGCGTGCCGCTCAACCGCACCGCCGACCTCTCGCGCATCATCAAGGCCTCCGAGATCCTCCGCCAGAAGCTCCGCCGCGAGCCCACCCCGGAAGAGCTCTCGCAGGTCACCGGCCTGTCCGTCGACGTCGTGCAGTCGCTCGCCGCGCTCAACACCGGCGACGTCCGCCTCGACGCCCCGATGGATCCCGACGGCGATCGCTCGCTCATCGAGCGCTTCGTCGCCGACGAGATGCCCGACACCGAGGAAGAGGCCATGAACCGCTTCCTCAACGACGAGATCGAGCACGCGCTCAACACGCTGCCCCCGCGCGACGCCAAGGTGCTGCGCCTCTACTTCGGCCTCGAAGGCGGCCGCGAGCACACGCTCGAGGAAATCGGCTCCATGCTCGGCGTCACGCGCGAGCGCGTCCGCCAGCTGCGCGACCGTGCGCTCAAGCGGCTGCGCGAGGGGGATGTGGGACGCGCGCTGGGCAGTTTTGCGGCCTAA
- a CDS encoding ABC transporter ATP-binding protein, with amino-acid sequence MIVFENLHKAFGENRVLRGFSLEVNEGETMVIIGFSGTGKSVAIKHIVGLLEPDEGRVIVDGVDPQTLSRQDLYALRGKIGYVFQFAALFDSMSIYDNVAMGLRKQGQLTEAQIKDRVHESLGLVDLDDNVADRLPSELSGGMRKRVGIARSVALRPKYLLYDEPTTGLDPVTSAVIDALMVRMQKQLGVTGIVITHDMRSAYTVGTRIAMLYEGRVQQVGTVDEIQHTTDPVVRQFIEGRPELESGAGLTR; translated from the coding sequence GTGATCGTCTTCGAGAATCTCCACAAGGCCTTCGGCGAGAACCGCGTCCTCCGCGGCTTCTCCCTCGAGGTCAACGAAGGCGAGACGATGGTCATCATCGGCTTCTCGGGCACCGGCAAGTCGGTCGCGATCAAGCACATCGTCGGCCTGCTCGAACCGGACGAAGGCCGTGTCATCGTGGACGGCGTCGACCCGCAGACCCTGTCGCGCCAGGACCTCTACGCCCTGCGCGGCAAGATCGGGTACGTGTTCCAGTTCGCCGCCCTCTTCGACTCCATGTCCATCTACGACAACGTCGCGATGGGCCTCCGCAAGCAGGGGCAGTTGACCGAAGCGCAGATCAAAGATCGCGTGCACGAATCCCTCGGGCTCGTGGACCTCGACGACAACGTCGCCGACCGCCTGCCCTCCGAGCTCTCCGGCGGCATGCGCAAGCGCGTCGGCATCGCGCGTTCCGTCGCGCTGCGCCCCAAGTACCTCCTCTACGACGAACCGACCACCGGCCTCGACCCCGTCACCAGCGCCGTCATCGACGCGCTGATGGTGCGCATGCAGAAGCAGCTCGGCGTGACCGGCATCGTCATCACGCATGACATGCGCTCGGCCTACACCGTGGGCACGCGCATCGCGATGCTCTACGAGGGCCGCGTGCAGCAGGTCGGCACCGTGGACGAGATCCAGCACACCACGGATCCCGTCGTGCGGCAGTTCATCGAAGGGCGCCCAGAGCTCGAATCGGGCGCGGGCCTCACGCGGTGA
- a CDS encoding NUDIX hydrolase, which translates to MTRKKKPREEVSAGGIVFRRDGERTFFLLIRDPYRNWGFPKGHLEDGEAPDAAAVREVAEETGIADVELRSAVETIDWTFRFRGRKIHKTCHFFLMETTQRRTAPQAKEGITACRWATYEQATKMIAYDNARAVLEQAQAILEGRELAPADDAVDTPLPGVS; encoded by the coding sequence GTGACGCGCAAGAAGAAGCCGCGGGAGGAAGTGAGCGCCGGCGGCATCGTGTTCCGCCGCGATGGCGAGCGCACGTTCTTCCTGCTGATCCGCGATCCGTACCGCAACTGGGGATTCCCCAAGGGGCACCTCGAGGACGGCGAGGCCCCCGACGCGGCGGCGGTACGCGAGGTCGCGGAGGAAACGGGTATCGCGGACGTGGAGCTGCGGTCGGCCGTCGAGACCATCGACTGGACGTTCCGCTTCCGCGGCCGGAAGATCCACAAGACCTGCCATTTCTTCCTGATGGAGACCACGCAGCGCCGCACGGCGCCGCAGGCCAAGGAAGGCATCACCGCCTGCCGCTGGGCGACCTACGAGCAGGCCACCAAGATGATCGCCTACGACAACGCGCGCGCGGTGCTCGAGCAGGCGCAGGCGATCCTCGAGGGCCGCGAACTCGCGCCAGCGGACGACGCCGTCGACACGCCGCTTCCCGGCGTCTCCTGA
- a CDS encoding helix-turn-helix domain-containing protein codes for MPERLLGPLAPPTVVAFTGRERCRDALRRVLPRRRAKLAFARGRDELVAALQDTLVDAVVVDLGQASDDAWAVAATAREFPSIPFFAYAAMRPAEMPVLSRAWGLEFADCLVEGVEDDLCRDLILPATFTVRFATALRGAESRIGLTTPLQHEAWRYVVAQGGRTVRTEAIAQAVGLTREHLSRRFAADGAPNLKRVIDLVRLLAAAELAKNPGYDLPDIARVLGFASASHLSASCQRLVGVKSGSLTRLRPTDLMDRFVKQGRGRSRS; via the coding sequence ATGCCCGAGCGTCTCCTCGGGCCCTTGGCCCCACCGACGGTCGTCGCGTTCACCGGGCGTGAACGCTGCCGCGATGCGCTGCGCCGGGTGCTGCCGCGCCGCCGCGCCAAGCTCGCGTTCGCGCGCGGCCGCGACGAACTGGTCGCCGCCCTGCAGGACACGCTGGTCGACGCCGTCGTCGTCGACCTCGGTCAAGCCAGCGACGACGCATGGGCGGTGGCGGCCACGGCGCGCGAGTTCCCGAGCATCCCGTTCTTCGCCTATGCCGCGATGCGCCCCGCGGAAATGCCTGTGCTCTCGCGCGCCTGGGGACTCGAGTTCGCCGACTGCCTCGTGGAGGGCGTCGAGGACGACCTCTGCCGCGACCTCATCCTGCCCGCGACGTTCACGGTGCGCTTCGCGACCGCGTTGCGCGGGGCGGAGTCCCGCATCGGGCTCACGACGCCGCTGCAGCACGAGGCCTGGCGCTACGTGGTGGCGCAGGGTGGCCGCACCGTCCGCACCGAGGCCATCGCGCAGGCCGTCGGGCTCACGCGTGAGCACTTGAGCCGCCGCTTCGCCGCCGACGGTGCCCCCAACCTGAAGCGCGTGATCGATCTCGTGCGCCTGCTGGCCGCCGCGGAGCTGGCGAAGAATCCCGGCTATGACCTCCCGGACATCGCGCGCGTGCTCGGCTTCGCCTCGGCGTCGCATCTGAGTGCCAGTTGCCAGCGCCTCGTCGGTGTGAAGAGCGGCTCGCTCACGCGGCTGCGGCCCACCGACTTGATGGATCGCTTCGTGAAGCAGGGCCGCGGGCGTTCGCGCAGTTGA
- the atpA gene encoding F0F1 ATP synthase subunit alpha, translated as MASQTALRPGEIKDILLREIEAADLNTLDVEEVGSVLEVKDGVARIYGLQKAMAGEMLEIKSSETGETITALALNLEEDNIGAVVLGDYLKIKEGDEVRRTARVLEVPVGPAMIGRVVDALGRPIDGQGPIATTMSRKVESEAPGIIVRQPVGEPMQTGIKAIDAMIPIGRGQRELIIGDRGTGKTAIAIDTIINQKGQDVICVYVAIGQKASTVASVVEKLKAAGAMEYTIVVVASASDPAPMQYIAPYSGVAMAEYFMYHEGKATLAVYDDLSKQAAAYRQLSLVLRRPPGREAFPGDVFYLHSRLLERAAKLSTDPKIIDNKTIFAACGSLTALPIIETQAGDVSAYIPTNVISITDGQIFLESDLFFAGVRPAINVGISVSRVGGSAQTKAMKSVAGRLRLDLAQYRELEAFAAFASDLDAATKKQLERGARTVEVLKQGQYQPMGFETQVMIIFAVSNGYIDDVPVAQVRDWEAGFHAYMKAQFPQVGDAIKKDRLVSKDTEAELRRAIEQYKKSR; from the coding sequence ATGGCTTCCCAGACGGCGCTGCGCCCGGGCGAGATCAAGGACATCCTCCTCCGCGAAATCGAGGCGGCTGACCTCAATACCCTCGACGTCGAAGAGGTTGGTTCCGTCCTCGAAGTGAAGGACGGTGTCGCTCGCATCTACGGCCTCCAGAAGGCGATGGCCGGCGAAATGCTCGAGATCAAGTCCTCCGAGACCGGCGAGACCATCACGGCCCTCGCGCTGAACCTCGAAGAGGACAACATCGGCGCCGTCGTGCTCGGCGACTACCTGAAGATCAAGGAAGGCGACGAGGTCCGTCGCACCGCCCGCGTGCTCGAGGTGCCGGTCGGTCCGGCGATGATCGGCCGCGTCGTCGACGCGCTCGGTCGTCCGATCGACGGCCAGGGCCCGATCGCCACGACGATGTCGCGCAAGGTGGAATCCGAAGCGCCGGGCATCATCGTCCGTCAGCCCGTCGGCGAGCCGATGCAGACCGGCATCAAGGCCATCGACGCCATGATCCCGATCGGCCGCGGCCAGCGCGAGCTCATCATCGGTGACCGCGGCACGGGCAAGACCGCGATCGCGATCGACACGATCATCAACCAGAAGGGCCAGGACGTCATCTGCGTCTACGTCGCGATCGGCCAGAAGGCCTCGACCGTGGCGAGCGTCGTCGAGAAGCTCAAGGCCGCCGGCGCGATGGAGTACACCATCGTCGTCGTCGCCTCGGCCTCCGACCCGGCCCCGATGCAGTACATCGCGCCCTACTCGGGCGTCGCGATGGCCGAGTACTTCATGTACCACGAGGGCAAGGCCACGCTGGCCGTCTACGACGACCTCTCCAAGCAGGCCGCGGCCTACCGCCAGCTCTCGCTGGTGCTCCGTCGTCCGCCGGGCCGCGAAGCCTTCCCGGGCGACGTGTTCTATCTCCACAGCCGTCTCCTCGAGCGCGCCGCGAAGCTCTCGACCGACCCGAAGATCATCGACAACAAGACGATCTTCGCCGCCTGTGGCTCGCTGACCGCGCTGCCGATCATCGAAACGCAGGCCGGTGACGTGTCGGCGTACATCCCGACGAACGTCATCTCGATCACCGACGGCCAGATCTTCCTCGAGTCCGACCTGTTCTTCGCCGGCGTCCGCCCCGCGATCAACGTCGGCATCTCGGTGTCCCGCGTTGGTGGCTCGGCGCAGACCAAGGCCATGAAGTCCGTCGCCGGCCGCCTGCGCCTCGACCTCGCCCAGTACCGCGAGCTCGAAGCCTTCGCCGCCTTCGCCTCGGACCTCGACGCCGCGACGAAGAAGCAGCTGGAGCGCGGTGCCCGTACCGTGGAAGTCCTCAAGCAGGGCCAGTACCAGCCGATGGGCTTCGAGACGCAGGTCATGATCATCTTCGCGGTCTCGAACGGCTACATCGACGACGTGCCGGTCGCGCAGGTGCGCGACTGGGAAGCCGGGTTCCACGCGTACATGAAGGCCCAGTTCCCGCAGGTCGGTGACGCGATCAAGAAGGACCGCCTGGTCTCCAAGGACACGGAAGCCGAGCTGCGTCGCGCGATCGAGCAGTACAAGAAGAGCCGGTAA
- the atpG gene encoding ATP synthase F1 subunit gamma, which yields MAKGRELKGRIKSVENTRKITRTMEMVATSKMKRAVDRVTAAKPYARALGDVIASLYNPELAERFPLLRQPEKVTRAALVLLTSNRGLAGAFNANLIKEARTTLAKLEGQGIAVELHVVGKKGLGYFRYIGRDVKVQRTDITDKPTAADAASLVDELMARFVAGDLDAVYVIGSKFNSVLSTPPTTERVLPVEPPATKGAQKDYLLYPSAEEILTELLPSYVRNAVYRALVETAAAEQAARRTAMKNATDNAGEMLTLLRRTYNRARQAQITQEIAEIVGGAAALQG from the coding sequence ATGGCCAAGGGCAGAGAGCTCAAGGGCCGCATCAAGTCCGTCGAGAACACCCGCAAGATCACGCGGACGATGGAGATGGTCGCCACGTCCAAGATGAAGCGGGCGGTGGATCGCGTCACGGCGGCGAAGCCGTATGCGCGGGCCCTCGGCGACGTGATCGCGTCGCTCTACAACCCGGAGCTGGCCGAGCGCTTCCCGCTGCTCCGCCAGCCGGAGAAGGTCACGCGCGCGGCGCTGGTGCTGCTCACGTCGAACCGCGGCCTCGCCGGCGCGTTCAACGCGAACCTCATCAAGGAAGCCCGCACGACGCTCGCGAAGCTCGAAGGGCAGGGCATCGCCGTCGAGCTGCACGTCGTCGGCAAGAAGGGTCTGGGCTACTTCCGCTACATCGGCCGCGACGTGAAGGTCCAGCGCACGGACATCACCGACAAGCCGACGGCCGCGGATGCCGCCTCGCTCGTCGACGAGCTGATGGCGCGCTTCGTCGCCGGCGACCTCGATGCGGTGTACGTGATCGGCTCCAAGTTCAACTCGGTGCTCTCGACGCCGCCGACCACGGAGCGTGTGCTGCCCGTGGAGCCGCCGGCCACCAAGGGCGCCCAGAAGGATTACCTGCTGTATCCCTCGGCTGAGGAGATCCTCACCGAGTTGCTGCCCTCGTACGTGCGCAATGCCGTGTACCGCGCGCTCGTCGAGACGGCCGCCGCCGAGCAGGCGGCGCGCCGCACGGCCATGAAGAACGCCACGGATAACGCTGGCGAGATGCTCACGCTCCTCCGTCGCACCTACAACCGCGCCCGTCAGGCGCAGATCACGCAGGAAATCGCCGAGATCGTCGGCGGTGCCGCTGCGCTCCAGGGCTGA
- the atpD gene encoding F0F1 ATP synthase subunit beta, giving the protein MTTATATNTGKIVQVIGPVIDVEFASEQLPELYNAIEIKATTDAGQQIRVVAEVQQHIGRNQIRAVAMSSTDGITRGMTAIDTGAAIAVPVGEASLGRILNVLGEPVDMGADIPASVERWPIHRKRPDFVALEPKTEIFETGIKVIDLIAPFVKGGKIGLFGGAGVGKTVVIQELINNVAKAHGGKSVFCGVGERTREGNDLYLEFKEANILDKVALIYGQMNEPPGARLRVGLAGLTVAEYFRDKEKADVLVFIDNIFRFTQAGSEVSALLGRMPSAVGYQPTLATEMGELQERITSTRDGSITSVQAIYVPADDITDPAPATAFAHLDATVVLSRAITELGIYPAVDPLASGSRILDPQFVGERHYKAATAVQRILQRYKELQDIIAILGMDELSEDDKKIVGRARRIQRFMSQPFAVAEQFTGRPGKFVKLEETISSFERLVAGEFDHLPEQAFFMAGGIDDVVENAKALQG; this is encoded by the coding sequence ATGACTACCGCTACCGCTACCAACACGGGCAAGATCGTCCAGGTCATCGGACCGGTCATCGACGTCGAGTTCGCTTCCGAGCAGCTCCCCGAGCTCTACAACGCCATCGAGATCAAGGCGACCACCGACGCCGGCCAGCAGATCCGCGTCGTCGCCGAGGTGCAGCAGCATATCGGCCGCAACCAGATCCGCGCCGTCGCCATGAGCTCCACCGACGGCATCACGCGCGGCATGACCGCCATCGACACGGGCGCCGCCATCGCGGTGCCGGTGGGTGAGGCCTCCCTCGGCCGCATCCTCAACGTGCTCGGCGAGCCGGTGGACATGGGCGCCGACATCCCGGCCTCGGTCGAGCGCTGGCCGATCCACCGCAAGCGCCCGGACTTCGTCGCCCTCGAGCCGAAGACGGAGATCTTCGAGACCGGCATCAAGGTCATCGACCTCATCGCCCCCTTCGTGAAGGGTGGCAAGATCGGTCTCTTCGGCGGCGCCGGCGTCGGCAAGACGGTCGTCATCCAGGAGCTCATCAACAACGTCGCGAAGGCGCACGGCGGTAAGTCCGTGTTCTGCGGCGTGGGCGAGCGCACGCGTGAGGGCAACGACCTCTACCTCGAGTTCAAGGAAGCGAACATCCTGGACAAGGTCGCGCTCATCTACGGTCAGATGAACGAGCCGCCGGGTGCGCGCCTCCGCGTGGGTCTCGCCGGCCTGACGGTCGCCGAGTACTTCCGCGACAAGGAGAAGGCGGACGTGCTCGTCTTCATCGACAACATCTTCCGCTTCACGCAGGCCGGCTCGGAAGTGTCCGCGCTGCTCGGCCGCATGCCCAGCGCCGTGGGTTACCAGCCGACGCTGGCGACGGAGATGGGCGAGCTGCAGGAGCGCATCACCTCGACGCGCGACGGTTCCATCACGTCGGTGCAGGCCATCTACGTGCCGGCCGACGACATCACGGACCCGGCGCCGGCCACGGCCTTCGCCCACCTCGACGCGACGGTCGTGCTCTCGCGCGCCATCACGGAGCTCGGCATCTACCCCGCCGTGGACCCGCTGGCCTCGGGCTCGCGCATCCTCGATCCGCAGTTCGTCGGCGAGCGCCACTACAAGGCCGCGACGGCGGTGCAGCGCATCCTGCAGCGCTACAAGGAGCTCCAGGACATCATCGCGATCCTCGGCATGGACGAGCTCTCGGAAGACGACAAGAAGATCGTCGGCCGTGCGCGCCGCATCCAGCGCTTCATGTCGCAGCCGTTCGCGGTGGCCGAGCAGTTTACGGGCCGCCCGGGCAAGTTCGTGAAGCTCGAGGAGACGATCAGCTCGTTCGAGCGCCTCGTCGCCGGCGAGTTCGACCACCTGCCGGAGCAGGCCTTCTTCATGGCCGGCGGCATCGACGACGTCGTCGAGAACGCCAAGGCCCTCCAGGGCTGA
- the atpC gene encoding F0F1 ATP synthase subunit epsilon (produces ATP from ADP in the presence of a proton gradient across the membrane; the epsilon subunit is part of the catalytic core of the ATP synthase complex), protein MLKISVISPEATLFEGEARQLVAPAFDGEVGILENHAPMVTVLGKGELRIGDGAQRFSVEGGFMQVVDNVVRVVTEKAAKL, encoded by the coding sequence ATGCTCAAGATCTCGGTCATCAGCCCCGAAGCGACGCTGTTCGAAGGTGAGGCGCGGCAGCTGGTCGCGCCCGCCTTCGACGGCGAAGTCGGCATCCTCGAGAACCACGCGCCGATGGTGACCGTGCTCGGCAAGGGCGAACTCCGCATCGGCGACGGCGCGCAGCGCTTCAGCGTCGAGGGTGGGTTCATGCAGGTCGTCGACAACGTCGTGCGCGTCGTGACGGAGAAGGCGGCGAAGCTGTAA
- a CDS encoding 3-deoxy-D-manno-octulosonic acid transferase produces MHPALTWPYRATTALAEWLAWLPLPGQGKLARSLRHRRHALRPFLEFARIRRDPARPLVWIHAPSVGEGLQAKPVIQLLRERRPDVQLVYTHFSPSAEAMARGLDADLAAYLPFDRPHNAEVLLDALRPTALVYSKLDVWPMLTAAAARRGVRLGMVSATLSSRSGRSGPMARALLHDAYAALDAVGAIDPDDADRLVALGVRRERIRITGDTRYDQVAARAKSRNLASALLAPLRSARPTLVAGSTWPADEAVLLPAWRALRVAVPEARLIIAPHEPTEAHCAPVRRWAQEAGIGLSTLDAAGADDDVVLVDRVGVLGDLYALGDAAFVGGGFHAAGLHSVLEPASFGMPVLFGPRHHGSRDARLLYEARGGEPVRDVPELVRALRILFTEPDTRERAGEAALAVVREGVGAAERSYALVTELLGA; encoded by the coding sequence GTGCACCCCGCCCTGACCTGGCCCTATCGCGCGACGACGGCGCTGGCCGAGTGGCTGGCGTGGCTGCCGCTGCCGGGTCAGGGCAAACTCGCGCGATCGCTGCGGCATCGCCGACACGCGCTGCGGCCGTTCCTCGAGTTCGCCCGCATCCGGCGCGATCCCGCGCGACCGCTCGTCTGGATCCACGCGCCGTCCGTCGGCGAAGGCCTGCAGGCGAAGCCGGTCATCCAGTTGCTGCGCGAACGTCGGCCCGACGTGCAACTCGTATACACGCATTTCTCGCCGAGCGCCGAGGCGATGGCCCGCGGCCTCGACGCCGATCTCGCGGCGTACCTGCCCTTCGATCGCCCGCACAACGCCGAGGTCCTGCTCGACGCGCTGCGCCCGACGGCACTCGTGTATAGCAAGCTCGACGTGTGGCCGATGCTCACCGCAGCCGCGGCGCGGCGCGGCGTCCGGCTTGGCATGGTCTCGGCGACGCTCTCCTCCCGCTCTGGCCGCAGCGGTCCGATGGCCCGCGCGCTCCTCCACGACGCCTATGCCGCCCTCGATGCGGTGGGTGCGATCGATCCCGACGATGCCGATCGACTCGTCGCGCTTGGCGTGCGGCGCGAGCGCATCCGGATCACGGGCGACACGCGCTACGACCAAGTCGCGGCGCGCGCCAAGTCGCGGAACCTCGCGTCAGCGCTGCTCGCGCCACTGCGCAGCGCGAGGCCGACGCTCGTCGCGGGCTCGACCTGGCCCGCGGACGAGGCCGTACTGCTCCCGGCGTGGCGCGCGCTGCGCGTCGCCGTGCCCGAGGCGCGACTCATCATCGCGCCCCACGAACCCACGGAGGCGCATTGCGCACCGGTGCGCCGCTGGGCGCAGGAAGCCGGCATCGGCCTGAGCACGCTCGATGCGGCGGGCGCCGACGATGATGTGGTGCTCGTCGACCGTGTCGGCGTCCTCGGCGATCTCTACGCGCTGGGCGATGCGGCCTTCGTCGGCGGCGGATTCCATGCCGCAGGCCTGCACTCGGTGCTCGAACCCGCGAGCTTCGGCATGCCGGTGCTCTTCGGGCCGCGGCATCACGGGAGTCGCGACGCGCGGTTGCTTTACGAAGCCCGCGGCGGCGAGCCGGTGCGCGACGTCCCGGAGTTGGTGCGCGCGCTGCGCATCCTGTTCACGGAGCCGGACACGCGCGAGCGCGCCGGGGAGGCCGCGCTCGCCGTGGTCCGCGAGGGAGTGGGTGCCGCCGAGCGCAGCTACGCGCTCGTCACGGAGCTGCTGGGCGCCTAG